GATGTCGGCGTTGACCGGCAGGAGGTAGCCGGCGAAGTCGGCGTTGGCGAAGCGGCCGACCCCGTCCAGCTCGAGGGCCTCGTGCAGGGCCGCGGAGACGCCCCAGATCATGCCGCCCTTGATTTGGCTGCGGGCGAGTTTGTCGTTGATGATGCGGCCGCCGTCGAAGACGCCGAGCAGGCGGGAGACGCGGGCTTCGCCGGTGAGGCGGTGGACGCGGACCTCGCAGAACTGGGCGCCGAAGGAGCTGAACGAATGCTTGGTCAGTTCCTCACCGGGGGCGGAGGAGCCGTTGGCGGACAACGATTCCCGGCCGACAGCGCGAAGCAGCTCACCGAAGGGCATGGTGTCGGTGTCGCCGTGGAGGAGGCCGTCGGCGTACGTCACGATTTGCCCTGCGAACGGGGCGCCCGGCGCGGAGGCCAGGGCCAGCAGCGCGTCGAGGACCTCGCTCGCGGCGAGCATGATCGCGGTGCCGACGCTGGCCGTCGCGGTGGAGCCGCCGGACATGCCGCCCGGGGGCAGCTTGGAGTCGCCCAGGCGAGGCGTGATCCGGGACGGCGCGAGGTCCAGCGACTCGGCGCCGACGGACGACATGACGTTGAGCAGGCCCGTGCCCGGGTCGGCGCCGCTGGTGGCGACCTCCGCGGTGCCGTCGGCGTGCAGCGTGATGCCGACCGTGGCGGGGAAGCGGAGGGCGGGGAACATCGCGGTCGCCATGCCGACGCCGACGAGCCAGTCGCCCTCGACGCGTGCGTTCGGCCGCGGAGACCAGCCGAACTCGCGCGCGCCGACGGTGAAGCATTCGTCGAGGTGCTTGCTCGACCACTGCAGGTCCTTGCCCGGCGGGGCGAGCGAGCTGTTCCGTACGCGCAGCTCGATCGGGTCCATGTCGAGCGCCAGCGCGAGCTCGTCCATCGCGCTTTCCAGCGCGAATGAGCCCGGCGCCTCCCCGGGCGCGCGCATGAACGTGGTCGGCGGGATGTTGAGCGGCACCATTTTCTGGCTGATGGACAGGTTTTTGGTGGCGTACCACTCGCGTGAGGTGCCGTGCGAGGTCGGCTCGACGAAGGAGCGGTCCATCGCCGTGCTCGACCACGAGTCGTGGCGCAGGCCGAGGATCGTGCCGTCGGCATCGGCACCGATGGTGACCTTCTGCAGCGTCGTGGCCCGGGTGGCGGTCGCGGTGAAGACCTGCTCGCGGGTCAAGGCCGCTTTCACCGGACGGCCCAGCTCCCGCGCCGCCGCTGCCGCGAGGAACGCCGGCGTCGAGGTGCGGCCCTTGCCGCCGAACGCGCCGCCGACGTAAGGGTTGATCACGTGCACGGCCGCGACGTCCAGATCCAGCGCGCCGGCGAGCTCGGTGGCGATGAGGTTGCTGCCCTGGTTGCCGGTGTAGACCGTGAGCTCGCCCTCGTCCCACACCGCGACGGCCGAGTGCGGCTCCATCGCCGCGTGGTTCTGCGTAGCGGTGCGATAAGCGTGGTCCACCACGAACGGCGCGGCGGCGAAAACGTCCTCAATGGACTCAACTTCGTCGGCCAGCACCTCGATCTGCGGCGGGTTCCCCCGCGACTCCGGCGCGTCCTCGGCCGACGCCAGGCCGTCGTCGAACGACACCAGCGCCGGCTTCTCGTCATACGTGACGCGCACCAGCATCGCCGCGTCGCGCGCCTGCTCGAACGAGTTCGCGACTACGAACCCGATCGGCTGCCCGTAGTAGTCGACGTCGGTGTTGCGCAGCGGCACCCACGTCTCGCCCATGATCGGCGACACCGGCGGCGTGCGCAGGTCCAGCCGCTCAAACGGCGTGTACACCGCGATAACGCCGGGCGCCTCCTTCGCCGCATCGGCGTCCATGGTCTCGACCTGGCCGTGGGCCACGGTGCTGACCACGACGTAGCCGTACGCCATGCCCGGCAAGTTGTGGTCCATCGCGTACTTCGCGCGCCCGGTGACCTTCAGCGGCGCATCGAGCCTGTCGCTCATCGACGGCTCCCTTCGGTCAGCTCCAGCAGCGCGCGCACGACCGTGCGCTTCACCAGCGAC
The sequence above is a segment of the Amycolatopsis sp. 2-15 genome. Coding sequences within it:
- a CDS encoding xanthine dehydrogenase family protein molybdopterin-binding subunit, which codes for MSDRLDAPLKVTGRAKYAMDHNLPGMAYGYVVVSTVAHGQVETMDADAAKEAPGVIAVYTPFERLDLRTPPVSPIMGETWVPLRNTDVDYYGQPIGFVVANSFEQARDAAMLVRVTYDEKPALVSFDDGLASAEDAPESRGNPPQIEVLADEVESIEDVFAAAPFVVDHAYRTATQNHAAMEPHSAVAVWDEGELTVYTGNQGSNLIATELAGALDLDVAAVHVINPYVGGAFGGKGRTSTPAFLAAAAARELGRPVKAALTREQVFTATATRATTLQKVTIGADADGTILGLRHDSWSSTAMDRSFVEPTSHGTSREWYATKNLSISQKMVPLNIPPTTFMRAPGEAPGSFALESAMDELALALDMDPIELRVRNSSLAPPGKDLQWSSKHLDECFTVGAREFGWSPRPNARVEGDWLVGVGMATAMFPALRFPATVGITLHADGTAEVATSGADPGTGLLNVMSSVGAESLDLAPSRITPRLGDSKLPPGGMSGGSTATASVGTAIMLAASEVLDALLALASAPGAPFAGQIVTYADGLLHGDTDTMPFGELLRAVGRESLSANGSSAPGEELTKHSFSSFGAQFCEVRVHRLTGEARVSRLLGVFDGGRIINDKLARSQIKGGMIWGVSAALHEALELDGVGRFANADFAGYLLPVNADIPDIDVHFVQYPDTFHNAVGARGIGEIATVGVAAAIANAIHNATGVRVRHIPIMVEDLLVD